The following are from one region of the Takifugu rubripes chromosome 12, fTakRub1.2, whole genome shotgun sequence genome:
- the LOC101075417 gene encoding H-2 class I histocompatibility antigen, alpha chain-like, producing the protein MELTPFFILVFGILGLGPTVNPEKHSLHYIYTATSQPISRQGIHEFTAMGVLDGNVIDYFDSDAQKKVPRQKWMEKELDKSYWEKGTESRKSKQQWFKVNINILKTRYRQNDSDIHILQWMHGCDADIDHGEPTFLHGIDKYSYDGANFLAFNENQEIWDARDDAARETKTRWDKVQVLREYTMAYLQKECVTWLTRFLKYQNENEIPAKPDLYVFITGAKDPTNMVLKCMATGFTPTNTVLQIKLGGRVLTREDGLHSTDILPNGDGTFQKTESVEIPKSDNSDYYCELSHTPSSLRVVKFWDKKAPDNTTTILLAVGIPVVVVILIGGLLILVIKKFCIGKPKDTAVSISGSDKGLLKDKDKDSGSQDSGLSSQSSKSNEEKECEVKLCDPNSCEVDCEAP; encoded by the exons ATGGAACTAACTCCGTTTTTCATCCTGGTTTTTGGTATACTGGGGCTAGGGCCCACAGTCAACCCAG AGAAACATTCCCTTCATTACATCTATACGGCGACCTCCCAACCTATCAGTCGTCAGGGTATACATGAGTTCACAGCCATGGGTGTACTGGACGGCAACGTGATCGACTACTTTGACAGTGACGCACAGAAAAAGGTTCCCAGGCAGAAGTGGATGGAAAAGGAACTTGACAAGAGCTACTGGGAAAAAGGGACAGAGTCACGCAAGAGCAAGCAGCAGTGGTTCAAGGTCAACATCAACATTCTCAAGACTCGGTACAGGCAGAATGACTCAG ACATCCACATCCTCCAGTGGATGCACGGCTGTGACGCTGACATCGATCACGGTGAACCGACCTTTCTCCATGGCATCGACAAGTATAGCTACGATGGTGCAAACTTTCTGGCCTTCAATGAAAACCAGGAGATTTGGGATGCCCGCGATGATGCGGCGCGTGAAACCAAGACCAGATGGGACAAGGTCCAGGTCCTGAGGGAGTACACCATGGCCTATTTGCAGAAGGAATGTGTAACCTGGTTGACAAGATTTTTGAAATATCAGAACGAGAATGAAATCCCTG CTAAACCCGACTTATATGTGTTTATAACGGGTGCCAAAGATCCGACAAACATGGTGCTGAAATGCATGGCTACGGGTTTTACCCCAACAAACACCGTCCTCCAGATCAAACTCGGTGGTCGGGTTCTAACCAGAGAGGACGGCTTGCACAGCACGGATATTCTGCCAAATGGAGACGGCACGTTTCAGAAAACAGAATCTGTGGAGATTCCAAAGAGTGATAATTCCGATTATTACTGCGAACTAAGTCATACTCCTTCCAGTCTGCGTGTTGTGAAGTTTTGGG ATAAGAAAGCTCCAGACAACACCACAACAATCCTGCTAGCAGTCGGAATTCCCGTCGTAGTTGTGATCCTCATCGGAGGCCTTCTCATCCTGGTCATTAAGAAGTTCTGCATCG gtaaaCCCAAGGACACTGCCGTGTCAATCTCTGGTTCTGACAAGGGGCTCCTGAAGGACAAGGACAAGG attCCGGATCGCAGGACTCTGGGCTCTCCT CACAATCATCTAAGTCCAATGAGGAAAAAGAGTGTGAGGTGAAGCTCTGCGACCCGAATTCCTGTGAAGTGGACTGTGAAGCGCCATAA
- the LOC101077153 gene encoding H-2 class I histocompatibility antigen, alpha chain-like isoform X1: protein MELTPFFILVFGILGLGPTVNPEKHSLHYIYTATSQPISRQGIHEFTAMGVLDGNVIDYFDSDAQKKVPRQKWMEKELDKSYWEKGTESRKSKQQWFKVNINILKTRYRQNDSDIHILQWMHGCDADIDHGEPRFLHGIDKYSYDGANFLAFNENQEIWDARDDAARETKTRWDKVQVLREYTMAYLQKECVTWLKRFLDYQNKNEIPAKPDLYVFITGAKDPTNMVLKCMATGFTPTKTVLQIKLGGRVLTREDGVNSTDILPNGDGTFQKTESVEIPRSDNSDYYCELSHTPSSLRVVKFWDKKAPDDTTKILLAVGIPVVVVILIGGLLILVIKKFCIGKPKDTAVSLSGSDKGLLKDKDKDKDSGSQDSPSNEEKECEVKLCDPNSREVDCEAP, encoded by the exons AGAAACATTCCCTTCATTACATCTATACGGCGACCTCCCAACCTATCAGTCGTCAGGGTATACATGAGTTCACAGCCATGGGTGTACTGGACGGCAACGTGATCGACTACTTTGACAGTGACGCACAGAAAAAGGTTCCCAGGCAGAAGTGGATGGAAAAGGAACTTGACAAGAGCTACTGGGAAAAAGGGACAGAGTCACGCAAGAGCAAGCAGCAGTGGTTCAAGGTCAACATCAACATTCTCAAGACTCGGTACAGGCAGAATGACTCAG ACATCCACATCCTCCAGTGGATGCACGGCTGTGACGCTGACATCGATCACGGTGAACCGAGATTTCTCCATGGCATCGACAAGTATAGCTACGATGGTGCAAACTTTCTGGCCTTCAATGAAAACCAGGAGATTTGGGATGCCCGCGATGATGCGGCGCGTGAAACCAAGACCAGATGGGACAAGGTCCAGGTCCTGAGGGAGTACACCATGGCCTATTTGCAGAAGGAATGTGTAACCTGGTTGAAAAGATTTTTGGACTATCAGAATAAGAATGAAATCCCTG CTAAACCCGACTTATATGTGTTTATAACGGGTGCCAAAGATCCGACAAACATGGTGCTGAAATGCATGGCTACGGGTTTTACCCCAACAAAGACCGTCCTCCAGATCAAACTCGGTGGTCGGGTTCTAACCAGAGAGGACGGCGTGAACAGCACGGATATTCTGCCAAATGGAGACGGCACGTTTCAGAAAACAGAATCTGTGGAGATTCCAAGGAGTGATAATTCCGATTATTACTGCGAACTAAGTCATACTCCTTCCAGTCTGCGTGTTGTGAAGTTTTGGG ATAAGAAAGCTCCAGACGACACCACAAAAATCCTGCTAGCAGTCGGAATTCCCGTCGTAGTTGTGATCCTCATCGGAGGCCTTCTCATCCTGGTCATTAAGAAGTTCTGCATCG gtaAACCCAAGGACACTGCCGTGTCACTCTCTGGTTCTGACAAGGGGCTCCTGAAggacaaggacaaggacaaGG attCCGGATCGCAGGACTCTCCT TCCAATGAGGAAAAAGAGTGTGAGGTGAAGCTCTGCGACCCGAACTCCCGTGAAGTGGACTGTGAAGCGCCATAA
- the LOC101077153 gene encoding H-2 class I histocompatibility antigen, alpha chain-like isoform X2: protein MELTPFFILVFGILGLGPTVNPEKHSLHYIYTATSQPISRQGIHEFTAMGVLDGNVIDYFDSDAQKKVPRQKWMEKELDKSYWEKGTESRKSKQQWFKVNINILKTRYRQNDSDIHILQWMHGCDADIDHGEPRFLHGIDKYSYDGANFLAFNENQEIWDARDDAARETKTRWDKVQVLREYTMAYLQKECVTWLKRFLDYQNKNEIPAKPDLYVFITGAKDPTNMVLKCMATGFTPTKTVLQIKLGGRVLTREDGVNSTDILPNGDGTFQKTESVEIPRSDNSDYYCELSHTPSSLRVVKFWDKKAPDDTTKILLAVGIPVVVVILIGGLLILVIKKFCIGKPKDTAVSLSGSDKGLLKDKDKDKDSGSQDSPHNHLSPMRKKSVR, encoded by the exons AGAAACATTCCCTTCATTACATCTATACGGCGACCTCCCAACCTATCAGTCGTCAGGGTATACATGAGTTCACAGCCATGGGTGTACTGGACGGCAACGTGATCGACTACTTTGACAGTGACGCACAGAAAAAGGTTCCCAGGCAGAAGTGGATGGAAAAGGAACTTGACAAGAGCTACTGGGAAAAAGGGACAGAGTCACGCAAGAGCAAGCAGCAGTGGTTCAAGGTCAACATCAACATTCTCAAGACTCGGTACAGGCAGAATGACTCAG ACATCCACATCCTCCAGTGGATGCACGGCTGTGACGCTGACATCGATCACGGTGAACCGAGATTTCTCCATGGCATCGACAAGTATAGCTACGATGGTGCAAACTTTCTGGCCTTCAATGAAAACCAGGAGATTTGGGATGCCCGCGATGATGCGGCGCGTGAAACCAAGACCAGATGGGACAAGGTCCAGGTCCTGAGGGAGTACACCATGGCCTATTTGCAGAAGGAATGTGTAACCTGGTTGAAAAGATTTTTGGACTATCAGAATAAGAATGAAATCCCTG CTAAACCCGACTTATATGTGTTTATAACGGGTGCCAAAGATCCGACAAACATGGTGCTGAAATGCATGGCTACGGGTTTTACCCCAACAAAGACCGTCCTCCAGATCAAACTCGGTGGTCGGGTTCTAACCAGAGAGGACGGCGTGAACAGCACGGATATTCTGCCAAATGGAGACGGCACGTTTCAGAAAACAGAATCTGTGGAGATTCCAAGGAGTGATAATTCCGATTATTACTGCGAACTAAGTCATACTCCTTCCAGTCTGCGTGTTGTGAAGTTTTGGG ATAAGAAAGCTCCAGACGACACCACAAAAATCCTGCTAGCAGTCGGAATTCCCGTCGTAGTTGTGATCCTCATCGGAGGCCTTCTCATCCTGGTCATTAAGAAGTTCTGCATCG gtaAACCCAAGGACACTGCCGTGTCACTCTCTGGTTCTGACAAGGGGCTCCTGAAggacaaggacaaggacaaGG attCCGGATCGCAGGACTCTCCT CACAATCATCTAAGTCCAATGAGGAAAAAGAGTGTGAGGTGA